A segment of the Nostoc sp. TCL26-01 genome:
AGCACTAGAGCAGACAAGTCAAGCGCCTCAAGTAAATCCTCTAAGAAGACTCATGTAAGCGATTGTGGTACAGCCTTTAGACTATTGAAACAACAGACTGGGTTCTCTCGAACACTGCTTTTTGAATTCACTAGTTTTCCGAACTGTGGCTTTTTCATTGGTTCTGGGAAACTCTGACAAAAGTGACACACCAGTTTCTTGCTGATGCTTTACCTTCTCATGGATAGTGACAGCTATGACAATTATGGCTCTAAACATTCGTTTTAGAACCTTGAGGAATTATAATGATTGGGAATGCGACAATACTTTAAATTCGTTCAAATATCTTATTAAGGAGCAACAAAACAAATCTTGATTTAGATAGATATACATATGTCAATCATGAGTATTAGTAACGTGTTCTTGACAACCAACGAATTTACAGCCTGCATTTACTACTTCTTGTTCCCTAGACAAGTGGTTAATTGATGAAAAAATAGCTAATTATGTGTGTAAGAGGGGTTTGTTAGTAAAGAATTACTAATTTAAAAAACATCCACCATTCACACCCAGCTATCTTTACCCTATTTATCTAGTCATGGAGAGCGAAAAGGAATATAAATATGTAAATGCTACTATCAATATTGGTTTTCTTGCCAGATGTTAAAGAAAATTTAGATCATGCAACCAAACCAGCTATCACAGCATGATTAAGCGCATGATGTCCAAGCTCGAAGTGGTTGATTGCTCCTTGGTTTTCCCTCTTAACTCCAGTTGCTGCTAATACTACAAAGGGTTACCATCTTCTGAAAGAGGTACAGCCAAAAATTAAGGGAAATTTTCTTATTCAATCTCTTTATTTATTTGTATGCCAAAAGCCAAAAGCACAGCAGGTTTGTCAGCACATGACTCAGGAAGTTGATCGGCAAGTTTTATTGCAGCAACTCAAATCAGATTATCGGCAAATTCTTTTAACCTACTTTACTACAGACAAAGCACTAAAAGAAAAAATTGATAAATTTATCAATGCAGTATTTTGTGCTAATATTCCTGTGCCGCAAATTATAGAAATTCATATGGAGTTAATCGAAGAGTTTGCCGACCAGCTAAAATTAGAAGGTAGGAGTGGTGAGACATTGATGGATTATCGTCTAACGCTCATAGACATCCTAGCCCATCTTTGTGAAGTCTACAGATGTGCGATTTTTAAATAACAGGAATTCATCCTCATCTCCATTAGTCACAAGCATTAAAAGTGACTGAAGCTGAATTCATGAAACACTCCATCATCACTATGTATATACTTTTCCATTCCCTTTATGAATAAAGCCAGAAAGACCTATGTTCTCAAGCTTTATGTGGCAGGGAACACACCCAACTCGGTGCGGGCATTAAAAGTACTCAAAAATATCTTAGAGCAGGAGTTTCAAGGGGTTTATGCCCTCAAAGTAATTGATGTCCTGAAAAACCCACAACTAGCTGAAGAAGATAAAATCCTAGCTACACCAACATTATCAAAAATTTTGCCTCCTCCCGTCCGCAAAATTATTGGTGACCTATCAGATCGAGAAAGAGTCTTAATTGGATTAGATTTACTTTATGAAGAACTAACAGAAGAAGATTGGGAACAACAAAATAATCTTTAAACCATAAAAACTTTAGTCATATAAAAACAGGTTTTAGTACCTATTTATCAACAACAAATGAGCGATAACGAGCAACAGGCACAAAACAATACATCCATTGGGGGTGTAGAAAAAATTCGCACGATGATCGAAGGCTTTGACGATATTAGTCATGGCGGCTTACCTGTAGGCAGAACCACCTTAGTTACGGGTACTTCGGGAACAGGGAAAACTCTATTATCCCTACAATTCCTCTATAGTGGGATCACTTACTTTGATGAAGCTGGAGTATTTGTTACCTTTGAAGAATCTCCCAGCGATATTATTAAAAACGCTTATATTTTTGGGTGGAATTTACAACGTCTAATCAACGAAGGTAAATTATTTATCCTAGACGCATCTCCCGATCCTGAAGGTCAAGATATTGTCGGTAACTTTGACCTTTCAGCCTTAATTGAGCGCTTACAATATGCAATTCGCAAATATAAAGCCAAGCGAGTTTCCATTGACTCAATTACCGCCGTATTTCAGCAGTATGAAGCAGTAGGAGTGGTACGCCGAGAGATTTTTCGCTTAGTCGCACGCCTTAAACAACTGAATGTGACGACGATTATTACAACTGAAAGAAGCGAAGAATACGGGCCAGTCGCCTCCTTTGGTGTGGAAGAATTTGTTTCGGATAATGTGGTAATTGTCCGTAATGTTTTAGAAGGAGAACGTCGTCGGCGCACGATTGAAATTCTCAAATTACGTGGCACAACTCACATGAAAGGTGAGTATCCATTTACGATTACCAATGCAGGCGTTAACATCTTTCCTCTGGGAGCAATGCGCCTAACACAAAGGTCTTCTAATGTTCGCGTTTCTTCGGGTGTGAAAACCCTAGATGAAATGTGTGGTGGTGGCTTCTTTAAAGATTCAATTATTTTAGCCACAGGAGCTACAGGTACAGGTAAGACTTTATTGGTGAGTAAATTCTTACAAAATGGCTGTGTCAACAGTGAACGAGCCATATTATTTGCCTATGAAGAATCACGCGCTCAACTATCTCGAAATGCTTACTCCTGGGGGATTGACTTTGAAGAGTTAGAGCGTCAAGGTTTACTGAAGATTATTTGTACTTATCCTGAATCTACTGGTTTAGAAGATCACTTACAAATTATTAAATCAGAAATTGCCGATTTTAAACCAGCCAGAATTGCCATTGACTCTCTTTCTGCCTTAGCTAGGGGTGTCAGCAATAATGCTTTCCGGCAATTTGTCATTGGTGTTACAGGTTACGCCAAACAAGAAGAAATTACAGGTTTCTTTACCAATACAACCGACCAATTCATGGGGTCACATTCAATTACTGACTCCCACATTTCCACTATTACTGACACAATTTTGATGTTACAGTACGTAGAAATTCGTGGGGAAATGTCAAGGGCAATTAACGTATTTAAGATGCGCGGTTCCTGGCACGATAAAGGAATTAGAGAATATAATATTACGGCAGACGGCCCAGAAATCAAAGATTCTTTCCGGAACTACGAACGAATTGTCAGTGGCGCTCCTACCCGCGTTAGTATTGATGAAAAGGCGGAACTTTCGCGGATAGTCAGAAGTTTTGAAGATAAACAGGGTGGCGATTCCTAAATTTGGTATCGTACTATATTCCTCTTTAAATTTAGTATCGTGCTATATTCTGTTGTGAAGAAAAGTTTTCTGCCGCCAGATTGATTTTCGTGTGAGGGGATGCGGTGAAAGGACAATATTTACTCTATAGTTTCTTGCCTAGTGTAACAGCAGCAGTATTGACCACTCAGCCAGCCGTGGCTGAGGCGATGAAAGTCAATAGTGAACAACTTGTGTCTGAGTCTAATGTCTTGGCTATAGGCGATCGCCTCCGTCCAACTGTAGGTCATCGCCCAATCTTAGCAGTAGACAAAAATGAGACACAACTGCCAAACAATAAAGCTCAGATTTTCCCAGATAGTATTGCCAATTCTGGTTTGACTACACTGGATTCGCCAATTTCTAGTAATCATAGTCACCCAGTAATCTCGACAGCAAGTACTGGGATAAATGGAGAGCAAAAACCTCTCAAAGATGAAGGGATAATTTCTCACCAAACACCTAACCGTCATCTAGTCCAACGACTTAAACAAAAGCGTTTTACAAGCAATCAAAAGCCTATCAACCAGGTAATTTCTCAACAGAAATTAGCAACATCAGTAGTTTCTAATACATCCAAGCATCCAGCATCTAAAAAACAAACTTTTTCCCTGTCTTATCTACAAAGCCCATTAACATCACCGGAAAATCTCAAAACTCAGCTACCAACAGCCGTTGGAAATGTAAATTCAGCAAAACTGCTGGGGATCAAGAGTTGCTCACCACAAACCTGCTTCATCAGCAATCGGATTGAGTCGCAGCTAGCCCAAAATCCTACACCTGAGAATTCGACTCCTGTACCTACAGAAGCACCAACGAATACTCAACCGACAACGCCTGTACCCACAGAAGCGCCAGCCAACACTCAACCGACAACGCCTGTACCCACAGAAGCACCAACGAATACTCAACCGACAACGCCTGTACCCACAGAAGCGCCAGCCAACACTCAACCGACAACAGTCACTCCTACACCTGCTAGTGCTGTAGAAGTACCGCAAAACCTGATCCCCAATGCCAATCCCTTGCAATTTCCTACCGATCCGGAGGAAGTGACACTCAAGGAAAATCAGCCGATTACCTTAGTGCAAACTCTAGAGTTAGCAAGGCGCAACAACCGGGATTTACAAGTTACGGTTTTAGAGCTAAAACGCTCTCAAGAAGCTTTAAGAGAGGCACAAGCAGCTTTATTTCCCACGTTAAATGTGATTAGCGATATTACCCGCAGTCAAACTGCTAGTGATCAATTGCGGGACGAGTTAAGCCGGAGAAATGGCGTTCCTTCTAACACCGATGAACCAAGTACATCTTTTACGGGACAGGCAGAGTTATCCTACGACCTTTACACATCAGGTAGAAGAAATGCCACTATCAAGGAAGCTGAGGAGCAGGTAAAGTTTAATGAGTTGGCGGTAGAGCGTCAATCAGAAGAAATCCGGCTGACTGTGACTACAGCATACTACGACTTGCAGCAAGCGGATGAACAAGTACGAATTGCTCGATCAGCCGTAGAACAAGCACAAGCTAGTTTGCGAGATGCACAAGCGCTAGAAAGGGCAGGAGTAGGAACTAGGTTTGATGTGTTGCGATCGCAGGTAAGTTTAGCCAATAACACCCAACAGCTCACCAATAGTATTTCCCAGCAGCAAACAGCACGGCGTAATCTAGCATCCTTACTCAGCTTACCGCAGTCGGTGAATATCAGTGCCGCCGACCCAGTACAACTAGCCGGATTGTGGAATCAATCTCTGGAACAAAGCATCATCCTCGCCTATCAAAACCGTCCAGAACTGCAACAACAATTAGCACAACGTAACATTAGTGAACAACAGCGCCGACAAGCATTGTCAAACCTGGGGCCACAAGTCAGTTTAATTGCTAACTACAACCTACTAGATCAATTTGATGATAAAGTCGCTGTCACAGATGGTTATTCCTTGGGAGTCAGAGCAACCTTAAACTTATTTGATGGTGGAGCATCCAGAGCTAGAGCATCTCAAGCAAAAACCAATATTGCGATCGCTGAAACTAACTTTGCTAACCAGCGTAACCAAGTTCGTTTTCAGGTAGAACAAGCTTTTTCCACCCAAAAAGCCAACC
Coding sequences within it:
- a CDS encoding circadian clock protein KaiA: MTQEVDRQVLLQQLKSDYRQILLTYFTTDKALKEKIDKFINAVFCANIPVPQIIEIHMELIEEFADQLKLEGRSGETLMDYRLTLIDILAHLCEVYRCAIFK
- a CDS encoding TolC family protein, which produces MKGQYLLYSFLPSVTAAVLTTQPAVAEAMKVNSEQLVSESNVLAIGDRLRPTVGHRPILAVDKNETQLPNNKAQIFPDSIANSGLTTLDSPISSNHSHPVISTASTGINGEQKPLKDEGIISHQTPNRHLVQRLKQKRFTSNQKPINQVISQQKLATSVVSNTSKHPASKKQTFSLSYLQSPLTSPENLKTQLPTAVGNVNSAKLLGIKSCSPQTCFISNRIESQLAQNPTPENSTPVPTEAPTNTQPTTPVPTEAPANTQPTTPVPTEAPTNTQPTTPVPTEAPANTQPTTVTPTPASAVEVPQNLIPNANPLQFPTDPEEVTLKENQPITLVQTLELARRNNRDLQVTVLELKRSQEALREAQAALFPTLNVISDITRSQTASDQLRDELSRRNGVPSNTDEPSTSFTGQAELSYDLYTSGRRNATIKEAEEQVKFNELAVERQSEEIRLTVTTAYYDLQQADEQVRIARSAVEQAQASLRDAQALERAGVGTRFDVLRSQVSLANNTQQLTNSISQQQTARRNLASLLSLPQSVNISAADPVQLAGLWNQSLEQSIILAYQNRPELQQQLAQRNISEQQRRQALSNLGPQVSLIANYNLLDQFDDKVAVTDGYSLGVRATLNLFDGGASRARASQAKTNIAIAETNFANQRNQVRFQVEQAFSTQKANLENVQTANVALEQAREALRLARLRFQAGVGTQTDVINSENDLTQAEGNRITAILDYNRALAQLQRAVTSRGLR
- the kaiC gene encoding circadian clock protein KaiC → MSDNEQQAQNNTSIGGVEKIRTMIEGFDDISHGGLPVGRTTLVTGTSGTGKTLLSLQFLYSGITYFDEAGVFVTFEESPSDIIKNAYIFGWNLQRLINEGKLFILDASPDPEGQDIVGNFDLSALIERLQYAIRKYKAKRVSIDSITAVFQQYEAVGVVRREIFRLVARLKQLNVTTIITTERSEEYGPVASFGVEEFVSDNVVIVRNVLEGERRRRTIEILKLRGTTHMKGEYPFTITNAGVNIFPLGAMRLTQRSSNVRVSSGVKTLDEMCGGGFFKDSIILATGATGTGKTLLVSKFLQNGCVNSERAILFAYEESRAQLSRNAYSWGIDFEELERQGLLKIICTYPESTGLEDHLQIIKSEIADFKPARIAIDSLSALARGVSNNAFRQFVIGVTGYAKQEEITGFFTNTTDQFMGSHSITDSHISTITDTILMLQYVEIRGEMSRAINVFKMRGSWHDKGIREYNITADGPEIKDSFRNYERIVSGAPTRVSIDEKAELSRIVRSFEDKQGGDS
- the kaiB gene encoding circadian clock protein KaiB; this encodes MNKARKTYVLKLYVAGNTPNSVRALKVLKNILEQEFQGVYALKVIDVLKNPQLAEEDKILATPTLSKILPPPVRKIIGDLSDRERVLIGLDLLYEELTEEDWEQQNNL